The following proteins are encoded in a genomic region of Galbibacter sp. BG1:
- a CDS encoding DUF1573 domain-containing protein: MKKLLMLLFVGVIGFAATAQDKTAKIEFKEDVIDYGEIAKGSDGVRVFEFTNTGEVPLVISNVRSSCGCTIPKKPEDPIAPGKTGVIEVKYDTNRVGPIRKTITVQSNADTPTVAIKIKGTVLGDSAGK, from the coding sequence ATGAAAAAATTACTAATGCTTTTATTTGTTGGGGTTATTGGCTTTGCAGCTACCGCCCAAGACAAAACTGCAAAAATAGAATTTAAAGAAGACGTAATTGACTACGGTGAGATTGCTAAAGGTAGTGATGGTGTGCGTGTATTTGAGTTTACAAATACCGGTGAAGTTCCTTTGGTTATTTCCAATGTACGGTCAAGTTGCGGGTGTACGATCCCTAAAAAACCGGAAGATCCCATTGCCCCTGGAAAAACTGGTGTTATTGAGGTTAAGTACGATACAAATCGAGTAGGACCTATTAGAAAAACCATTACGGTACAATCTAATGCAGACACACCTACTGTTGCTATTAAAATTAAAGGAACAGTGCTTGGTGATAGCGCTGGAAAATAA
- a CDS encoding PDZ domain-containing protein, with protein MANFRKHITGFLIIAVCFLTYGQGGFSIRDNDKFEKIKFDFVNNLIVLPIQVNGVELSFILDTGVNKPILFNITESDSIQINNTKEIYIRGLGNGDPIKAIHSEGNIFELGQIFNYNQDFYLITESAINFSPRIGYKVHGIIGYDLLKDFIVEIDYNAEKLKLYDPNQYDYSKCRKCETLPLTVEGSKAYVHANIKQYTAMEEIEVKLLLDSGSCDALWLFENNEHEITGPIKFFDDFLGFGLSGQIHGKRARVQRFSLAGFELPEAKVAYPDEEALQYINQLRDRNGSLGSEILRRFDLVIDYHNEKITFKKNKNFRDPFKYNMSGIELQHNGLRMVKALIGDYNGLAKRDTGNDGIKVYLEKQFNFELHPALEIAQVREGSPASEVGLRPGDVILQVNNRSIHNNTLQEVSEMINEKEGKTVRLIIDRQGSELKFAFELQKML; from the coding sequence ATGGCTAATTTTAGAAAACATATCACCGGTTTTTTAATTATTGCCGTTTGCTTTTTGACCTATGGACAGGGAGGTTTTAGTATTAGGGATAACGATAAATTTGAAAAAATTAAGTTCGATTTTGTTAACAATCTCATTGTCCTGCCAATTCAAGTAAATGGTGTGGAATTGTCATTCATTCTGGATACAGGGGTTAACAAACCAATTCTCTTCAATATAACCGAAAGCGATTCCATTCAAATTAATAATACAAAGGAAATTTACATTCGTGGGCTGGGCAATGGAGACCCCATCAAAGCCATACATTCCGAAGGTAATATTTTTGAGCTGGGGCAAATTTTCAACTACAATCAAGACTTCTATCTCATAACGGAAAGCGCTATAAATTTCTCTCCTCGAATTGGCTATAAGGTGCATGGTATTATTGGTTATGATCTATTGAAGGATTTTATAGTGGAAATTGATTACAATGCTGAAAAACTAAAGTTATACGATCCTAATCAATACGATTACAGTAAATGCAGAAAGTGTGAAACCTTACCACTTACGGTTGAAGGTAGCAAAGCCTATGTGCATGCCAATATAAAGCAATATACGGCCATGGAAGAAATAGAAGTGAAATTGCTTTTAGATAGCGGTAGTTGTGATGCTTTGTGGCTTTTTGAAAATAATGAACATGAAATTACCGGCCCTATAAAGTTTTTTGATGATTTTTTGGGGTTCGGACTCAGTGGTCAAATACATGGGAAGAGAGCTCGTGTACAACGTTTTTCCCTTGCAGGGTTTGAGCTACCAGAAGCCAAAGTGGCTTATCCAGATGAGGAGGCTCTGCAATATATCAATCAATTAAGGGATAGAAACGGTTCTTTGGGATCTGAAATTTTGAGGAGATTCGATTTGGTTATCGACTATCACAACGAGAAAATAACCTTCAAGAAAAATAAAAATTTTAGAGACCCTTTTAAGTATAATATGAGCGGTATTGAGCTGCAGCATAACGGACTGAGAATGGTAAAGGCATTGATTGGTGACTACAATGGATTAGCAAAAAGGGATACGGGTAACGATGGTATAAAAGTATACCTGGAAAAGCAGTTTAATTTTGAGTTACATCCCGCTTTGGAGATTGCACAAGTAAGAGAGGGGAGTCCTGCTTCCGAAGTAGGGTTGCGACCGGGGGATGTAATTTTACAGGTCAACAATCGAAGTATTCATAACAATACACTTCAAGAGGTAAGCGAAATGATAAATGAAAAGGAAGGAAAAACCGTTCGGCTTATTATAGATCGGCAAGGTTCTGAGCTTAAATTTGCCTTTGAACTTCAAAAAATGCTTTAG
- a CDS encoding pyridoxal phosphate-dependent aminotransferase: MPTISEKGLKMPQSPIRKLVPYAEDAKKRGINVFHLNIGQPDIKTPKVALDAVKNNTLETLEYSRSEGSEEYRTKLAAYYGKRDIDVNPKEIIITTGGSEALMFTMGSIMDTDDEIIIPEPFYANYNGFATASGVKVVPVVSKIDNNFALPPIEDFETLITPKTKAILICNPGNPTGYLYSKEEIKKLAKIVKKHNLFLIADEVYREFAYDGAEHYSILQEEGLEENAIVVDSVSKRYSMCGARIGCMISKNKEVINTALKFAQARLSPPAFALIASEAALDTPQSYFDEVIEEYVERRDLLITELNKIEGVTVAKPQGAFYCIAKLPVENTDDFAQWLLESFDVDGETVMVAPAAGFYSTPGIGYDQVRIAYVLKKENLVKAVHILKEALKQYNA; encoded by the coding sequence ATGCCGACAATTTCCGAGAAAGGTTTAAAAATGCCACAATCGCCTATACGTAAATTAGTTCCCTACGCAGAAGATGCAAAAAAAAGAGGGATCAATGTATTCCATTTAAACATTGGGCAACCCGATATTAAAACTCCAAAAGTTGCTTTGGATGCTGTAAAAAACAACACCCTTGAAACGTTGGAATACAGCAGAAGTGAAGGTTCTGAAGAATACAGAACAAAACTTGCAGCTTACTATGGTAAAAGAGATATCGATGTGAACCCAAAGGAAATAATTATTACCACCGGCGGATCGGAAGCACTCATGTTTACCATGGGATCTATAATGGATACCGATGACGAAATTATTATTCCAGAACCGTTTTATGCCAATTATAATGGTTTTGCAACTGCCTCTGGAGTTAAAGTTGTGCCAGTTGTTTCTAAAATAGACAACAATTTTGCCCTTCCTCCTATCGAAGATTTTGAGACGCTTATTACCCCTAAAACAAAAGCTATCTTAATTTGTAATCCTGGAAATCCTACCGGATACCTATATTCTAAAGAAGAAATCAAGAAATTAGCGAAGATTGTAAAAAAACATAATCTTTTTCTAATTGCAGATGAAGTATACCGTGAGTTTGCTTATGATGGTGCCGAGCACTATTCCATCCTTCAAGAGGAAGGCCTCGAAGAAAATGCCATCGTGGTAGATTCTGTTTCTAAAAGGTACAGCATGTGCGGGGCTCGTATTGGTTGTATGATTTCTAAAAACAAAGAAGTAATAAATACTGCTTTAAAATTTGCCCAAGCAAGACTCTCTCCTCCAGCATTTGCACTTATTGCTAGTGAAGCGGCCCTAGATACTCCACAGAGTTATTTCGATGAAGTTATCGAAGAATATGTAGAGCGAAGAGATCTTTTAATTACTGAATTAAATAAAATAGAAGGCGTAACCGTAGCCAAGCCACAAGGAGCCTTTTATTGCATCGCCAAATTGCCTGTTGAAAACACAGATGATTTTGCGCAATGGCTTTTGGAAAGTTTCGATGTGGATGGAGAAACTGTAATGGTAGCGCCAGCAGCCGGGTTTTACTCTACGCCAGGAATTGGCTACGACCAAGTGAGGATCGCCTATGTATTGAAAAAAGAAAACTTAGTGAAAGCGGTGCACATCCTTAAAGAAGCTTTAAAACAATATAATGCTTAA
- the murB gene encoding UDP-N-acetylmuramate dehydrogenase: MLKTSAIQHHISLKPYNTFGIDVKAKNFIAVSSVEELKNVLQLKEYKEKFILGGGSNMLLTKDVEGLVIHIDFKGKEILKKENGQALVKVQAGENWHETVLWTLEQDLGGLENLSLIPGNVGTAPIQNIGAYGVELKDVFFSCEALNVETLKMVTFSNEECNFGYRDSYFKRNKGCYIITAVTFKLSTKNHITNTSYGAIEAELQKKNIKNATIKEVSNAVINIRQSKLPDPKKLGNSGSFFKNPVISIQDFQPLKTQYPEIPHYPVSEAEVKIPAGWLIEQCGFKGKRFGDAGVHKNQALVLVNYGNASGEEVWNLALKIQQAVNKKFHIRIEPEVNIY, from the coding sequence ATGCTTAAAACCAGTGCCATTCAACACCATATTTCTTTAAAACCTTACAACACTTTTGGGATTGATGTTAAGGCAAAAAATTTTATTGCTGTTTCCTCGGTAGAAGAACTTAAAAATGTATTGCAATTAAAGGAATATAAAGAGAAGTTTATACTAGGAGGAGGCAGCAATATGTTGCTTACAAAAGATGTTGAAGGCCTTGTAATACACATTGATTTTAAAGGAAAGGAAATCCTTAAAAAGGAAAATGGCCAGGCCCTTGTAAAAGTACAAGCGGGGGAAAATTGGCATGAAACTGTACTTTGGACCTTGGAACAGGATTTGGGCGGACTCGAAAATCTTTCCCTCATTCCTGGCAATGTAGGTACCGCTCCCATTCAAAATATTGGCGCTTATGGCGTGGAGCTAAAAGATGTTTTTTTTAGTTGTGAAGCTTTAAACGTTGAAACGTTAAAGATGGTTACCTTCAGTAACGAAGAATGCAATTTTGGTTACCGCGATTCTTATTTTAAAAGAAACAAAGGCTGTTATATTATTACGGCTGTTACCTTTAAATTAAGCACCAAAAACCATATTACAAATACGTCTTATGGAGCCATTGAGGCGGAACTTCAGAAGAAAAACATTAAAAACGCCACTATTAAAGAGGTTTCCAATGCAGTAATTAACATACGGCAAAGCAAACTCCCAGACCCAAAAAAACTTGGCAATAGTGGAAGCTTTTTTAAAAATCCTGTAATAAGCATTCAAGACTTTCAACCACTTAAAACACAATATCCAGAAATTCCACACTACCCAGTTTCTGAGGCAGAAGTTAAAATACCTGCAGGTTGGCTAATAGAACAATGCGGATTTAAAGGGAAACGATTTGGAGATGCCGGTGTACATAAAAACCAAGCACTAGTCTTGGTTAATTATGGAAATGCCAGTGGCGAGGAAGTGTGGAATTTAGCCTTAAAAATTCAGCAGGCCGTAAATAAGAAATTCCATATTCGAATAGAACCCGAGGTAAATATTTACTAA
- a CDS encoding RNA polymerase sigma factor, translating into MSQLLEKNIISLLEKKDEKGMSLLYDYYGDTLFGVALKITKDEDLAKDVLQISLMKIWKKIDTYDAKKSKLFTWMFRITRNTAIDKIRSANLKSDQEIQIEVSDVYNLGVESVNPEHLDIRKHLNSLDEKYQIVMEALFFEGMTQQEASEALDIPLGTIKSRLKIGLRELRRIYDPATLSILFYLIIQ; encoded by the coding sequence ATGAGTCAACTTCTAGAAAAAAATATTATTTCATTACTGGAGAAGAAAGATGAGAAAGGCATGTCTCTTCTTTACGATTACTATGGGGATACCTTGTTTGGTGTGGCTTTAAAAATAACCAAGGACGAAGATCTGGCCAAAGATGTGCTACAAATTAGCCTGATGAAAATCTGGAAAAAAATTGACACTTACGACGCCAAAAAATCTAAACTTTTCACTTGGATGTTTCGAATTACGCGCAACACCGCCATCGATAAAATAAGAAGTGCTAATTTAAAGAGCGATCAGGAAATCCAAATCGAAGTTTCAGACGTATATAATTTAGGAGTTGAGAGTGTTAACCCAGAGCACCTTGATATTAGAAAGCATTTAAATTCGCTTGATGAAAAATATCAAATCGTTATGGAAGCCTTATTCTTCGAAGGCATGACCCAACAAGAGGCCAGTGAAGCGTTAGACATCCCTTTAGGCACTATCAAATCCCGATTAAAAATTGGACTCAGAGAACTAAGACGTATTTACGATCCTGCTACATTGTCAATTTTGTTTTATTTGATAATCCAGTAA
- a CDS encoding anti-sigma factor — translation MKKEVEIFLESDLLERYLIGETSYDEEIRTEHFLDTYPEVQTAYATLQDNLELYAKAHAKKAPVELKELVLEAISKEDAPMESTKKTIPWYFVAACVTTLLFGATTVTLWKQNKLLSNEKNTVASQIENLKKDILTTNSKLENIKSKYAVLNDPETQKYVINGNERAKNLRSVAYINPKERMTAINIVSMPDLPEDKEFKMWAEVNGEMVSLGVLEKADRKLMSLPFQDNASKYKITIESKGNSDFASIDSEVANINLLKDSISVK, via the coding sequence ATGAAAAAAGAAGTTGAAATATTTTTAGAAAGCGACTTGTTAGAACGCTATTTGATTGGCGAAACAAGTTACGATGAAGAAATTCGTACTGAGCATTTTTTGGACACTTATCCAGAAGTGCAAACCGCATATGCTACACTACAGGATAATTTAGAATTGTACGCCAAAGCGCATGCCAAAAAAGCTCCTGTAGAACTTAAAGAGCTCGTTTTAGAGGCTATTTCCAAAGAAGATGCACCTATGGAAAGCACCAAAAAAACAATCCCGTGGTATTTTGTAGCTGCCTGCGTTACTACATTGTTATTTGGAGCTACTACGGTTACTCTATGGAAGCAAAACAAATTGCTTTCCAATGAAAAAAATACCGTTGCTAGCCAAATAGAAAATTTAAAAAAAGATATTCTTACCACTAATTCTAAGTTGGAGAACATTAAAAGTAAATATGCAGTGCTAAACGATCCTGAGACACAAAAATATGTGATCAACGGAAACGAACGTGCCAAAAACTTACGCTCTGTAGCCTACATCAATCCGAAGGAAAGGATGACAGCCATAAACATAGTTTCCATGCCAGATCTTCCTGAAGATAAAGAGTTTAAAATGTGGGCAGAAGTAAATGGTGAAATGGTAAGTTTGGGAGTTCTTGAAAAAGCAGACAGAAAATTAATGTCGTTACCCTTTCAAGATAATGCCTCCAAATATAAAATTACCATCGAATCTAAGGGCAATAGCGATTTTGCTTCCATCGATAGCGAAGTGGCCAATATCAATTTATTAAAAGATAGTATAAGTGTGAAGTAA
- a CDS encoding TetR/AcrR family transcriptional regulator produces MDQLLQNLKIKGNEKTFLKDPESTDLGRRIIEHSIQLINEIGFESFTFKKLALQINSTESSVYRYFENKHKLLLYLSSWYWSWLEYQLVFATYSLQDPEERLNKAIEIVTRTTEEDSTYSHINEVVLNKIVINEFSKSFLTKEVDFENKEGYFQIYKRLVNRIEKMVTEVNNDYKFSKSLASTILESALHQHFLREHFPTITACDKPETTTLFLTELVEKALKN; encoded by the coding sequence ATGGATCAACTATTGCAAAACCTTAAGATTAAGGGGAATGAAAAGACGTTTTTAAAAGATCCTGAATCTACCGATTTAGGAAGACGCATCATAGAACACAGTATTCAGCTAATTAATGAAATAGGCTTTGAAAGTTTTACCTTTAAAAAGCTGGCGCTTCAAATAAACTCCACCGAAAGTTCTGTATATCGGTATTTCGAAAACAAACATAAGCTTTTGCTATACCTAAGCTCTTGGTATTGGTCTTGGTTGGAGTATCAATTGGTATTTGCCACTTACAGCCTTCAGGACCCAGAAGAAAGGCTCAATAAAGCCATAGAGATTGTTACCAGAACTACTGAAGAAGATTCTACCTATTCTCATATAAATGAAGTAGTTTTAAATAAAATTGTAATCAACGAGTTTTCAAAATCTTTCCTTACAAAAGAAGTGGATTTCGAAAATAAGGAAGGCTATTTTCAAATTTACAAACGTTTGGTTAATAGGATAGAAAAAATGGTGACCGAAGTAAACAACGATTATAAATTTTCCAAAAGCTTGGCGAGCACGATTCTAGAATCGGCGCTCCACCAGCACTTTTTAAGGGAGCATTTCCCAACTATTACCGCCTGCGACAAACCAGAAACCACAACTTTGTTCTTAACAGAATTGGTTGAAAAAGCCCTCAAAAACTAA
- a CDS encoding peptidase domain-containing ABC transporter, with protein sequence MKDMILTPWKRLLSLLDLERRDVRQVVYYAIFAGLVSLTLPLGIQAIINLIQGAQVSTSWIILVILVTLGVGFQGLLQYMQIRILENIQQKIFMRSSFEFIYRMPKIKIEELKNYYPPELANRFFDTITVQKNVAKILLDFPAASLQILFGLILLSFYHPFFIIYGILLIVILYVVFRITFSEGLKTSLEESNAKYKVAHWIQEVARSLISFKLSGKTTMAMKKNDVLTATYLNHREGHFKILKLQFIQMIGFKVLVTAGLLVIGGLLVLNQQMNIGQFVAAEIIILLVINSVEKVIYGLEGFYDILTSLEKIGQVVDKELETQEGIDPFHELHDLTMDLEGVSYKTPDGFKILKNVNLFLKSKDRIYLSGKSGSGKTTLLKIISGILTPTGGSMYVNDISMKGVLPNKYRAHVGQVLPEQTPFEATIQENITFGNPEISHQELQDLLRNLGLLEFVKKQSKGVNTIINPEGQKIPQTIAKRILIARAVIHNPKLLILKDVFENFESNEVEKLMKFLTHPDRPWALIISSHSESWKKYCTKEISLVNGESITKSL encoded by the coding sequence ATGAAAGACATGATCCTCACCCCTTGGAAAAGATTGTTATCGTTACTGGACTTAGAAAGAAGAGATGTACGCCAAGTAGTATATTACGCTATTTTTGCAGGTTTGGTCTCTTTAACACTTCCCTTAGGAATACAGGCTATTATAAACCTTATTCAAGGTGCTCAAGTATCTACCTCTTGGATAATTTTGGTAATCTTGGTAACTCTTGGTGTAGGTTTTCAAGGATTGCTTCAATACATGCAGATACGAATTCTGGAAAACATACAGCAAAAAATATTCATGCGTTCTTCCTTTGAATTTATTTATAGAATGCCAAAGATTAAAATTGAAGAATTAAAAAATTATTATCCCCCGGAACTGGCAAACCGCTTTTTCGACACCATCACAGTTCAGAAAAACGTTGCAAAAATTTTATTGGATTTTCCAGCAGCCTCACTTCAAATACTTTTTGGCCTCATACTCCTATCCTTCTACCACCCATTTTTTATTATCTACGGAATTTTATTGATTGTAATTCTATACGTGGTTTTTAGAATTACTTTTTCTGAAGGCCTAAAAACAAGTTTGGAAGAATCCAATGCAAAATACAAAGTAGCCCATTGGATACAGGAGGTTGCCCGATCCTTAATAAGTTTTAAACTATCGGGAAAAACCACCATGGCTATGAAGAAAAACGACGTGCTCACTGCTACATACCTAAACCATCGGGAGGGGCATTTTAAAATTTTAAAGCTTCAATTCATACAAATGATTGGTTTTAAGGTTCTGGTTACCGCAGGATTGCTGGTTATTGGAGGCTTATTGGTACTTAACCAACAAATGAATATCGGTCAATTTGTAGCTGCGGAAATCATCATATTATTGGTTATTAACTCTGTTGAAAAAGTAATTTATGGGTTAGAAGGGTTCTACGATATTCTAACCTCTTTGGAAAAAATCGGACAAGTGGTGGATAAGGAATTGGAAACCCAGGAAGGGATCGATCCATTCCACGAATTACACGATTTAACTATGGATCTCGAAGGTGTTTCCTATAAAACGCCCGACGGCTTTAAGATCCTTAAAAATGTAAACCTATTTTTAAAATCTAAAGACCGTATTTATTTATCTGGAAAATCTGGTTCAGGAAAAACAACCTTATTAAAAATAATTTCTGGAATCCTCACTCCTACCGGCGGCTCTATGTATGTAAATGATATTTCCATGAAAGGAGTGCTCCCCAATAAATACCGTGCACATGTAGGGCAAGTGCTTCCTGAACAAACTCCATTTGAAGCCACCATACAAGAAAATATTACGTTTGGAAATCCAGAAATATCACATCAAGAACTTCAAGATTTACTTAGAAACCTGGGATTATTGGAGTTTGTAAAAAAACAGTCCAAAGGGGTAAATACCATCATTAACCCAGAAGGGCAAAAGATCCCTCAAACTATTGCCAAAAGAATTTTAATCGCAAGAGCTGTCATTCACAATCCCAAACTTTTAATCCTAAAAGATGTTTTTGAGAATTTTGAATCCAATGAAGTGGAGAAGCTAATGAAATTTTTAACACATCCCGATCGCCCTTGGGCACTTATAATTTCTAGCCATAGTGAATCGTGGAAGAAATATTGCACCAAGGAAATTTCACTTGTTAATGGAGAATCGATTACTAAAAGCCTTTAA
- a CDS encoding HlyD family secretion protein has product MLNISHNQLNKKVTLDDYKAYRMAVHTRDYKYFNRFLGGFAILGVIILFLPWTQTVSGSGFVTTRTPEQRPQTIQSPIPGRIEKWYVTEGDYVEKGDTILHISEIKNEYQDPRLLERTLQQKDAKSNAVESYKNKVKALEQQISALKQERGLKLEQAKNKLQQAKLKAKSDSIDLIAVNTNTEIAERQFERAQTLFEEGLKSKTDVEEKKLKLQEMQAKRISQENKLLTSQNEIINAQIELNSINAGYAEKISKVESDQFTTTSQQYDTEAQVSKLESQSSNYELRNAMYYITAPQSGYISKAIISGIGETFKEGERLVGIMPSNYDLAVETFISPIDLPLMHLGEEVRIQFDGWPAIVFSGWPNQSFGTYGGKIIAIERFISPNGKYRILISPDKNDHDWPENIRVGSGARTLALLNDVPIWYELWRHLNGFPPQYYIPTTENSKK; this is encoded by the coding sequence ATGCTAAATATATCACACAATCAACTTAATAAAAAGGTGACTCTCGACGATTATAAGGCTTATAGAATGGCCGTGCACACCCGGGACTATAAGTATTTTAACAGGTTTTTGGGCGGTTTTGCAATTCTAGGTGTCATAATTTTATTTTTACCGTGGACGCAAACAGTATCTGGATCTGGATTTGTAACAACACGTACCCCAGAGCAACGCCCACAGACCATTCAGTCCCCTATTCCCGGACGAATCGAAAAATGGTATGTTACAGAAGGGGATTATGTAGAAAAAGGAGATACCATTTTACATATTTCAGAAATAAAAAATGAATATCAAGATCCAAGGTTGCTGGAAAGAACCCTTCAACAAAAAGACGCGAAAAGCAACGCCGTTGAGTCTTATAAAAATAAGGTGAAAGCTTTGGAGCAACAGATTTCTGCTTTAAAACAGGAGCGGGGTTTAAAATTGGAGCAAGCAAAAAACAAACTGCAACAGGCCAAATTAAAAGCGAAAAGCGATAGTATAGACCTAATTGCAGTCAACACAAACACAGAGATTGCTGAAAGACAGTTTGAGCGGGCACAAACACTTTTTGAAGAAGGCCTAAAGTCGAAAACAGATGTAGAAGAAAAGAAGCTGAAACTGCAAGAAATGCAAGCCAAAAGAATCTCTCAAGAAAATAAGCTTTTAACCAGCCAAAATGAAATAATTAATGCGCAAATAGAGCTTAACAGCATCAACGCTGGGTATGCAGAAAAAATTTCGAAGGTAGAAAGTGATCAGTTTACTACTACTTCTCAGCAGTACGATACCGAGGCACAGGTTTCTAAACTGGAAAGCCAAAGTAGCAATTATGAACTCCGAAATGCCATGTATTACATCACAGCGCCGCAAAGTGGCTATATAAGCAAAGCTATAATAAGCGGTATTGGGGAAACTTTTAAAGAAGGTGAAAGACTCGTGGGGATTATGCCTTCCAATTACGATTTGGCGGTAGAAACATTTATATCGCCCATCGATTTACCTCTTATGCACTTGGGAGAAGAAGTAAGGATTCAGTTCGACGGTTGGCCAGCCATTGTTTTTAGCGGATGGCCAAACCAATCTTTCGGAACTTATGGAGGTAAGATTATAGCCATTGAACGTTTTATTAGTCCGAATGGTAAATATAGAATTTTAATTTCCCCGGATAAGAACGATCACGATTGGCCAGAAAACATACGGGTAGGATCTGGAGCCCGAACGCTGGCACTTCTAAACGACGTTCCTATTTGGTATGAGCTTTGGAGACACCTCAACGGTTTCCCTCCGCAGTATTACATTCCTACGACAGAAAATTCTAAAAAGTAG
- a CDS encoding TolC family protein, with protein MKAIFLKYFLVILFLPLAIQNSYSQTEDSNILTYEEFMGYLKLYHPLIKQANLKLSTGEANLLRSRGGFDPKITVDYDRKKFKGTEYYDILNTTFKIPTWYGIEFKATYDQNAGQFLDPSLTVPEDGLYSAGVSFSVLQGFLMNERMATLKKAKHYLDQTEAERDLLVNTILYEASLAYFDWVLAHNEQEIYASFIDNAKFRLNAIKRSIEEGDKAAIDSTEAKIILQNRQLGLENAKLEARKAALKASNYIWINDIPVELTEDMAPSNPTDQILETALLNEQIVNNTELLNEHPKLRALDAKLNVLDVERALKANKLLPKLNLEYNFLNTEFDQFDNYMTSNYKAGVNFSFPLFLRKERGDLKLTKIKIEETDFERSSQFVTIQNKIVALQNAITSLQNQMQISAEVVSNYKTLINAEERKFSIGESSLFLINSREKSLIDAELKQNEINIKFLNSKAELFYTMGTNL; from the coding sequence ATGAAAGCAATTTTTTTGAAATACTTTTTGGTTATTCTTTTCTTACCCCTAGCCATCCAAAACAGCTATTCTCAAACTGAAGATAGCAATATCCTAACGTATGAAGAGTTTATGGGGTATTTAAAACTTTACCATCCGCTTATCAAACAAGCGAATTTAAAGTTGAGTACTGGAGAAGCGAACCTTTTGCGATCCCGGGGAGGTTTTGACCCTAAAATTACCGTAGATTACGATCGTAAGAAATTTAAAGGAACAGAATATTACGATATATTAAATACCACTTTTAAAATTCCAACCTGGTACGGAATTGAATTTAAAGCTACGTACGACCAAAATGCGGGTCAATTCCTCGATCCTAGCCTAACAGTTCCCGAAGATGGCCTTTACAGTGCAGGGGTTTCTTTCTCGGTACTTCAAGGGTTTTTAATGAATGAACGTATGGCCACGCTTAAAAAAGCCAAACACTACCTAGACCAAACAGAAGCAGAACGGGATCTTTTAGTAAATACCATCCTTTACGAAGCCAGTCTCGCCTATTTCGATTGGGTTTTGGCGCACAACGAACAAGAAATTTATGCTTCCTTTATCGATAATGCTAAATTTAGGCTGAATGCCATAAAAAGAAGTATTGAAGAAGGGGACAAAGCTGCCATTGACTCTACAGAGGCAAAAATAATTTTACAAAACCGTCAACTCGGACTCGAAAATGCGAAACTGGAAGCACGGAAGGCAGCCTTAAAAGCAAGTAATTATATTTGGATTAACGATATTCCGGTAGAACTCACAGAGGACATGGCGCCTTCTAATCCTACGGATCAAATTTTAGAGACTGCTTTATTGAATGAACAAATAGTGAACAATACAGAGCTTTTAAATGAACACCCAAAACTAAGGGCGCTTGATGCGAAACTCAATGTTTTGGATGTGGAACGCGCCTTAAAAGCCAATAAGCTTTTACCAAAGTTGAATCTCGAATACAACTTTCTAAATACAGAGTTCGATCAGTTTGATAATTATATGACGTCCAATTACAAAGCAGGTGTCAATTTTTCATTTCCGTTATTTTTACGAAAAGAAAGAGGGGATTTAAAACTCACCAAAATAAAGATTGAAGAAACTGATTTTGAACGGTCATCTCAATTTGTTACCATTCAGAATAAAATTGTTGCGCTTCAAAATGCCATTACTTCCCTTCAAAACCAAATGCAGATCAGCGCAGAAGTAGTGTCGAATTACAAAACATTAATTAATGCAGAGGAGCGAAAGTTTTCCATAGGGGAAAGCAGCCTTTTTTTAATCAATTCAAGAGAGAAAAGCCTTATTGATGCCGAGCTTAAACAAAACGAGATTAACATAAAATTTTTAAATTCTAAAGCAGAGTTGTTTTACACCATGGGAACTAATTTGTAA